The Flavobacterium sp. M31R6 nucleotide sequence TCAGATTCATCATTAACTCTTCGTTGATTTCGGGAATTGCTTTTTTCTTATTGTCTTTTTCCATGCTATTACAATTGAACGATTCTTAAAAATTCCGTCATAAACTGGTCTAAGCGGCAAGCATTCATCAACCGTTCATCGGGAGGCATTAAAGTTGATCGAAAAACAGTTTTGGCACCCGCTTCACTCTCCTTGCGGAAACGTGTGCTGTTCATAATCTGACATTGCATTAGACTTAAGCCCAACTCATCAATCAATTTATTATAAACATCGTACAAGGGCGAGCGTTCACGACCATCTACCTGATTCCAAAACAGATTAATGGTTTCAATGGAGGTTTCTCCTTTTTTCATAATAACATCCTTCATCAGCTGGGTAAAAATGAGTGTACTTTCCATAACTACACGATCTGCTACAATAGGCGTGAAAATATGGTGCATCCCCGCCAGAGCTTTCAAAATACCAGGAGTGTTTACTGTTCCCGGAAGGTCAAAAAAGATAAAATCAACCGGAACGGAAGTGGATTCTAAAAAATCATGCGCAGCCTCCAATACACCTTCAGCTTTATGCTGAATGATCGGATAAGCTTTTTTGTTAATAGTCGTAAATTGTTTGAATGCCATCCGTTTTAAAAACTCATTTTCCATCACCATAGCCAAATCACGAGTCTTCATTTTCATTAAACTATGTTGTGGAAAATCAGCATCGAATACGGCTATATTGTAGCCAAGACGATAATGTAGTGTACTGGCCGCAAGTGCCGTAAAGGTGGTTTTGCCAACTCCTCCCTTTTGGGACGAAAAAGCAATGAATACTGTTTTGTGTTCTGTTTTCATTTTTAACTGTATTTAATTATTTACTTATATCACTGCATAGATAGATGCTTACCTACTATTGTTCATACGTATGCAATTTTGTAGAAAGTTATGTGGCTATTTAAATAGGTATTGCTCTACTTATATACTGACATATGCGTATCTGTCTTTAGCCAACTACACAAATAAGTTTGTATCATCATGACTATATATGTATAAACCCAAGTCTGTAAACCTGCACTTATGTAACCATGCAATTTTATATGCTCTTCTGTATTTATCAACATCCATAAACTTGTATACACATAAGCGACTAAATACATAATTGAGAAACAACGTACCAACATAGTTATCTGTTTACATACGCTTGCAGGTACAAAGAAATGCAGATGTATACGTCCTTCTTATAAGTAAGAACGCATTGGCGTTCATTGACACTATTTGGCAATACTACACAGTGCAATACTTTACTGAAGAGGAATTTACTTTGTAAAGTGATTTTTATTAATGGATTTATGCAAAATGACTTCGACAAATTAGACTATAAAGTGAACGGCTCGAAGCCGTTTTTCCCTGCTTTATTTAATCCGTCCCGCAGGGCGGATTTTTGTGTTCGCCAGAACACGGCAAGTTGTGTTTTGAGGCACTCGAAACTGAGTTCGTGCCCCAAAACAACTTGCCCTTGCAGGGGCTGAAAACCCTTCCGAAGTCAGGCTTTTTTGCTAAAGTCAAAAATGGATATAATGATGAAAGAAAACAGTAATAAAAAACAGAATAAAGGCGGACGAACTCCGAAGAACGACCCGAGTATTCACCGCCACGTTTTTCGTCTTACAGACGAAGAAAATGCTAGATTAATATCTCTTTTTGAAACATCAGGAATGACCAACAAAGCAAAATTTATCATTTCACTTTTGTTCAGTAAGGAAATGAAATCGGTTAAAATTGATAAAGGAACGGTTGATTTTTATATGCGATTGACTTCATTTCACAGTCAATTTCGCTCAATAGGCGTGAATTACAATCAGATTGTGAAGCTGTTGTACCGTCATTTTTCCGATAAAAAAGCCGCTGCGTTTCTCTATAAATTAGAAAAACAGACGGCAGAAATGGCGGTATTATGCCAAAAAATCATTCAGATAACCGAAGAATTTGAAACAAATCATTTGAAAAAATAGTATAGAAATGATAGCGAAAATCGGAAGAGGTAGTAATTTATACGGAGCATTGGCATACAATCAGCTCAAAGTAGAGAATAAAAATGGTCAAATTCTATTTACCAATAGAATAATAGAAACACCTAATGGATATTATTCTGTTGCACAATTATCCCAATCTTTTGAACCTTACCTGATTGCCAACCGCAATACCGAAAAACCAACTTTGCATATATCTCTCAATCCTGACCCAAAGGATAATGTAAGTGATGAAAAGTTCAAACTAATAGCTCAGGAGTATATGCAGGAACT carries:
- the mobA gene encoding conjugal transfer protein MobA; translation: MKENSNKKQNKGGRTPKNDPSIHRHVFRLTDEENARLISLFETSGMTNKAKFIISLLFSKEMKSVKIDKGTVDFYMRLTSFHSQFRSIGVNYNQIVKLLYRHFSDKKAAAFLYKLEKQTAEMAVLCQKIIQITEEFETNHLKK
- a CDS encoding ParA family protein → MKTEHKTVFIAFSSQKGGVGKTTFTALAASTLHYRLGYNIAVFDADFPQHSLMKMKTRDLAMVMENEFLKRMAFKQFTTINKKAYPIIQHKAEGVLEAAHDFLESTSVPVDFIFFDLPGTVNTPGILKALAGMHHIFTPIVADRVVMESTLIFTQLMKDVIMKKGETSIETINLFWNQVDGRERSPLYDVYNKLIDELGLSLMQCQIMNSTRFRKESEAGAKTVFRSTLMPPDERLMNACRLDQFMTEFLRIVQL